TCTCACATTTAAAgattcctatatatattttaaccttttaagacttgtattgatgttattttaaaatataatatatatatatatataattaatttatccatatataaactatctcaaaataatattgatattgaaatatttcatttcagtgtTATAATCGGAACGACATTCAAAACTTTGCAAATAACACCTAAATATGAGCTGATTGAATACAAGCTGGTGAATTTATGATGCAATTAGGAGGGCATCATCAGTGTATTTGAGAAGTCACGGACTCACGTGGAGAAACTCGATGTTCGTTTCATTGATCtcaatactttttatttattacataattCAAGCTACATATTCATATAATATACGTTCCATGACATTATAAATGCTACAACTtaatgaatatgcatgcatgcatacatacatacatagctCATTCCTAAAAGCCTCGTCTCTCCATCATCAAAGAATGGTACTAGCTTCTGATCTTTTGGTGACCTTAACCTTCAAACCATGTTTCATATGAAGCACAACAGATCGGCTCGGCAAAACAGGATGATCTTCAACCACTTGAACATGATAATTCCAAATAATGGTGCTTGCAACTATTTTCATTTGAATAAAGCTCATATCTTTACCTAAACAACTCCTGGGTCCTGCATTAAATGTTAGGAATTTGTAAGATGGTACATGCACAATTCTTCCTTGCTCCGAAATCCATCTCTCTGGCTTGAACTCTGAGCAGTCTTTTCCCCATATGTTTTCCACCCTTCCCAATGAGTATAGAGATAACATAAGTCTCGTCCTTGCACTAATATGGTGACCGCTAGGAAGAGTATCAGATTGGACTGCATGTTTGTGTTGGAATGGTAGAGGTGGAAAAAGCCGTAAGGACTCGCATATGGCTCCGTGGAGATAAACTAGCTGATCAAGATCATTCATTTCCCAATGACTATTCTCCTTGTTAATGACCAAATTCTCTCTGATCTCTTCGAGAATCTTAGCTTCCACTGAAGGATGTGTTGAAACAAGCCATAGAAACCAGGTTAGCCCTGCACTTACGGTGTCCCTACCTGCTGCCAAGAAAGTAAGCATCGTGTCCCTTAGAAACTGCTTAGATTTTGGAAAACCATCGCTTTGATCTGTTTCTACTCCTTCTTGTTCTATGTAAGCGGTCAGTAAATCGAATTTTCCTTCCTCCAGTTTCTGGGTTAGGCTTGATCTGCTCAATTCTTCTTGCTTGGATGAGATGCATTTGTACACAAATTCGTCAAAAACTTTAATAGCATTGCTCAGCTTCTTCTCTTCTCCGATTTGAAGCCATCTCTGCAACTTCCAAAAATTTGCTGGCACGATGTGTCGGTAGAATATACTTTTCTCTATTTGATCAAATGCTTTTACGTGTGTAACTTTGGGAAATTCAATGGAGAGGCAATTTGGATCAAAGCCTAAAGTCATTAGGCAAACAGTATCGAAGGTGTAACGCTGAAAAACGTCTTGCAAATCCACCTCAATTCCCATACTTGAGACGTGATCAAGAACAGGAATGAGGCCCTTCTCAAGCTTTCCTCGAGCAACTTTTTCTAGGAACAACTCGAACTTGCCATTTTTCATCATTGACTGCATAAGCTTCCTCTGATATCTCCACAAGTCCGAGTCGGAATTGAAAATCCCATCTCCCAGAGGATCAAAAATCTCCTGGAACTCTGGTCCTTTTGGGTAGTTGGAAAAGTTTCTGCTCAAAATATGATGGATGTTCATGGGATCAAAGGTGATCACGAAGTCCATGTTGGTGAACCAAGGGCCCTTAAACTCGCCGGTACCCCCAGTATTTTGTAGAAGTTGTGTTGTGTATTCGTGGACGTTCGGTGCATTTTGAAGAAGCCCCGGAAGCATTCCGACGACAGGCCAGTTTATGACGGATGAGTGTCTGTTCCGGCACCAATGGAAAAAAAGAAGGAGGCAGAAAAATGCTACAAACATCTCTATGTACCAAAGTATATTGGCCATTGGAGCTGTCTGCAAGaagtctttttgtttttatttttatttttttatttttattttttttttgtatctctGTGTACTAATCTCCCGAAGGTGGATTGGCTTTTGTAGGAAGGGCTATTCACGGCTTGGTCATGGCTTGTGAAAATGATGATCAGCTCTTTAAGTCCAGCCGCAAGATCTTGTCTTTCGACTCTTTCCTGTCTTATCCaccactctttcttttccttctctcaATTGTTCTCTCCGTTTCTCTCACTTTCCAGATTAACTTTTCTAGCTCCTAATCTCGAGCATTGTCTATCAATCTCTACTTACGAAATCCCAGATGCATTTCTTACTTTCATCTCGCTTAATCGTCATACTATACTTGTTAATTCTCTCTCGTCTCTAATTAATTCTCACTTTTCAAATTTAACACTTTAACATTTTCTACTTCCATATTTACAGCAATGTTAGATACAAGTCTCGGGCTTGTTTGGAAAGTGAGATGATTTTATCTCTGATTCTGTCTCAAATTTTCTCATAATTTCTttctcaaatattattcaaacacaaacacttttcaattttaaatatttaactttttttatctaattatttcaatttacacaaaaaacaatactattttttcaaatttcaaaatataaattatattaaaaattaattatattctaacaatattttaactttatactatttttattcaatttttatctcttcttttgtttttaaaaatgaaacatcttaactcaaaatatttcactactatttataaaattttcatcataTCTCACTTTCCAAACATAAGAGTGGCTGAACAAAGCCAACCGGGTGGCTAGAAGCGAAAACTCGGCTAAACCGCGCGACGGTTATAATGTATACGAAGGAGCCTGAAATGAGCGATTGGGATGATCCTAACTCCTTTGTGCATGGACGTACGTGTAGGAAAATAGAATACTGGTGTCAGTATGTTTTATGTGATCCTGGTCTGTTAGTCCAAGTAGGGTGCTTGATGAGCACACTTGTTTTAGGATCTTTTCGTTGAATGTTTGTCCCGTATGAGTAAGTTAAGGTGTCGCTTTGAGTGTTCCTTTTTGTACAGTTCTCTTCGTGTGTGCATCTCCATCTGTTTTCATCTGCAAGGTGTTTACAGTCAAGTTGGGTTGTTTTTGTCACGTTTCTTTTGATCCAACAACTTGGTATTATTCATTATCAAAGACGGTCAATTAAGGACCATACAAATGTAAAAAATCGTCGACCAAGAAAAATTTCATGGTGAGAAATTCAAGATGGTTTCCTTGAATCGGGATTTACATCTCTGTGCAAGCTTCTAACCAACTTACAGAAACCGTGCCGGACACAGCTACCTAACAATTAAGCACAACCAGAGATATCCACGTGATTACCAGTAATCTCTACACGAACAAGCTCCATCCTCAAAATGGTGAAACCGATGCATATCCCTTACAATGATGATTCGTTTCACAATCTTTGAAATGAACTTAATTGCATTATGGCAATCTCCACATATCCTAAGATTCTTTGTGACGCGAATTGCAGTCCCCGGGTTGGTGTTAATGAGGCCAAATGCAATAGCCAGCCTCTCGCTGTGGTAAGAAAGTGCCTCCTCTTTTCCTTCCTCTTCGATATCGTGAAGGGCAAAATCTGTCAAGGGAACATAACCCAAGCGTTTCATCTTGGCTGCCAGCTCCTCAAGCTTAGATAAAATCCCATCCGACTGAGGATGAGACCGATCTCCTGCACTGAATCTATGAACTCTATCATTTAACTCGATCAAACTAAATCCCTGTATCTTATTGGCTCCGATTCTGGCCATCATATTCCGCACCATCTCAACTTTGTTCCATCGACCTTTAGCAGCATAAATATTAGAAAGTAGAACGTGATAGCCAGACTGTAATGGGTCTAACTGAAAAAGAACATCTGCAACTCTCTCGGCCAAATCAAGATTTCCATATATTCTGCATGCTCCAAGTAAAGGTCCCCATATAGTTGCATCAGGTTTCACTGGCATATTCTCTATAAGGTTTTTTGCCTCATCTAGTTGTCCAGCACGGCCAAGAAGATCCACCATACATGAAAAATGATTGAGCTTCGGGGCAATCCGAAACACCTCTTTCATCAATTTGAAATATCTCCTGCCTTCTTCTAGCAATCCTGAATGACCACAAGCTGAAAGAATACAGGTGAACGTCACATGGTTCGGGCTTAATCCTGCTTCTAACATTGCATCAAAAAGATCAATTGCCTTCCTTCCATCCCCATGAATTCCATAGCATGTAATCATCGAACTCCAGCAAACAATATCTTTCCCTGCTGCTTCATTAAACAACCCACGAGCCAAATCCAAACTCCCACACTTCGCATACATATCCATTACAGCTGTTACAACAAGGATATCATTTTCAAACCCAGTTTGTATTACATAATTATGAAACCATTCGCCTTTCCTTAAAGCTCCCAGACTACCACAAGCTAGAAGAACACTCAAAAGACTTACCCGGTTGGGTTTTACCCCTGAACCACGcatcaaattaaaaaactcGAGCGTCTCACTGTTATAACCGTTGTGGGCATACCCAGATATCATGGAAGTCCAACAAACCAAATCCCTCACTGCCATTTTATCAAATACTAACCGTGCAATTCCAACATCCCCACACTTTGCATACATGTCAACCAAAGCAGCATTAACAAAAAGATCACCGCTGCACCCACAACAGAGTAAATGCTGGTGAACCAGCTTCCCCAGCTGCAAATTAGACAATCCTGCACAAGATTTAAGCGCAAAAGGGAATGCAAACTTATCGGGTATTAGACCCTCTTGCAACATCTTATTGTACAGTCCCAACGACCTGGCAAACTGGCCCTCAGTGGCATAGCCCCGTATCATATTATTCCAAAAGTAACTTGATGGGTTGGGTGCGgactcaaataaaatatttgcagtGTCAACGTTATCAAACGAAACATACAAGATGGCGATTTTGATCGATAAATGTTTGTCATGTTGGAGACCAAAAGCAAAGGTCTTTGCATGTGCTTTCTTGACACTGCTCAGGTTGGTGCATTTTTGCAAGGCGGACGAGATTATGAGGGCTATCTGGTTCGTGGTTTTGCTTTGGATGAGTTCCAGTGGTCTTGGAGAGGATGTGGAACTGGGAATGGAGGTGCAGAGGAAGTTGGAGTTTGAAAATTCATTACGAGGAACAACAGTTATGATGCTAAAGCGTTGGAAAGGGTTTAATAGGGCcctcattcattcataaacgatATTTTCTTTCACAGAAAGCtacagagaagaagaaagttgGGAAGTACCATTTAACACGAGAGTGGTGTCTTTCGAATTAAGGAGCGGACCAATTTAAATTAAGGTTCAGTTTggcaattcaaaattctcatgctaaatttaaaattttcattttatcatataattttttcaaattttcatataaaacataataaataattcaactttttcaaatctcaaaataataataatattaaaatataatattttaatattttatcttaaaattcaaaattcccATCTCAAAATTTTCAGTGGCTAAACCGAACCTTAACCTTGACAACCATTATCTGTTTGCACCTTTCCTGCCAATTTAGCTTTTATGTCAATTTTATGTTACTAATGTGGGAAAGGATATTTAGACAAGATAAAAGGCCGTTGATAAGCATTTTAGTCATCTTTATTTCATACTTTTCAACACATTATTAACTAACACGTCAGCAAGTATCGTTATGTGagtaaaaattgtaaatataaataacatttttctatCCATTTTCATCATATAATTTTCAATTGTCAATGGAAAGAGAGGACAAGAGGTCCTTCCAAGGTTCCCTCTTCAAATACCTAGGAGCATATCCATGCTCTTTAGCCCTCCAAATCTAATAATCAAATCATTTCGGAAGTAAGAAGTAGAAGTGCTTGTTGTCACCATGCTCGGCATTTTCGGGACCAACGATCTCGGATCCTTTAGACCCAACCATCTTCCACTCTCCTAGCGTTGCGAGTGGCCTTCTCATGCCACCACAGTCCCAGGTGATCTTCCGCCAATGATTCGGTGCATCTCCAATTTGATTTTCTTATACTTTTGCTTTTCCTAGCCAAGGattatggaaaaaagaaaatgcagcACACATCACTTCATTACGACTTCCCGTTGTAATATTACAGTCCATTTTTTATCTGTATCAAAACTGCTTCTCGCGACTTCACCTTGTGGGAAAtgggtgggaaaaaaaaaattatgtcttATGTTGTATTTGTTGGTTTGTGATGAATATAGGAACCTCTCAACCTGTTGACTATTGTCCAAtaactgttaaatatatctataatttgcttaggggaaagaaaaaaaaaaacagtaagtTCAAACCCTAAGACATTTTAAATCATGGTATAAAAATGGCTAATCCGACAAATGGTATTATGGTCATATCTGATTAATTAGCTTAAGCCCGTCGACATTCAATGGAATCTGCTTGATGAGTGAAACTGAGATGTCCATAACCCTACATATCAGAAGTTTAAATCTTTCCCCTCTTCATGTAATATAAACTGTGTATCAGGAACATAGCCATCCTCTCTCATTATCACCTCCAAATTTCTCATAAAACCATAAATCTGCTCAAAATCCGGGTGGAATCTGTCATCAGCTACAAAACTACGGACTTCATTCCTTATCTCAACCACACTTTGGCCAAAGATCTTCTTCAACCCCTTCTCCTTTATTTGAGTTCTAACTTCTGCTACATCATGCCACCTCTCATCCACAGCATAAATATGTGATAGCAGTATGTAATACCCCACATGTCTAGGATCTAACTGCAAAAGATTCTTTGCAGCGATCTCTCCCATCTCAATATTGTGATGGATTCGACAAGCACCCAGAAGGGCTCCCCAAACATGGGGCCCAGCTGGAGTTGGCATGTGGTTAATAATGTCCATGGCCTTATCTAACTGTCCCATCCGGCCGAGAAGATCAACCATTATCCCATAATGTTCCGGGTTTGGCTTCAGTTGGTATTCAAGTGACATTCTACTAAATATCTCCATCCCTTCTTCAACCAAACCTGCATGGCTACAAGCAGATAAAATTGAGAGAAGTGTTACATTATTTGGCCTAACTGCTGCACTCTTAACCATTAGATCAAATGTTGCTAAAGCTTCTCTGCCTTGCCCATGAGTTCCATAACCTGCAATCATCGCACTCCAAATAACAACATCTTTGTTTATCATCCCTTCAAATACTTTTGTCGCGCTATTTATGCTACCGCATTTTGAGTACAACTCTATGAGTGAAGCACCTACAAAAATGTTGTTATTAAAGCCACTTGCAAGTACATATCCATGAAGGCAAACAGCTTGCTGGAGAATCCCTGATTCTGAACAAGCTGCCAGAATTTTCACCATAGCAACAGCATCAGGTTGTGTTTCATCGGATAGCATATCACGGAAGAGTTCCATTGACTTGTATGCCATTCCATTGTAAGCATACCCACCTAACAAAGCAGCCCAGGAAACCACATCTTTCTTGGGAATTCGTTTGAATACATCCATTGCTTTGTCAGGCAAGAAGCACTTCATATACATATCAATTAGAGCTGTGGCAACAGAGACATCCAACTCAAAACCTTTCCAAGCAGCAAGTTCATGGATCTTCTTACCATCTTCTAAATTACAGGCATCTGCACATGCTTGTAATGCACTGATCAGAGTAACTGAATTTGGTTCAATTCCCCTATCAATCATTTCCTTGAAAAGATCTAATGCCTCAATAGCAACACCATTATGAGCAAAACAAGCGACCATTGAGCTCCATGATATTATATCTTTTTCTGGCATCCTCCTGAACAAATTAGCTGCAATTCTGATCGAACCCgtctttgcataaaaattcaataatgagTTGACCAAAGACAATTCAGCATCAAAACCCCTCCTAATTACAAAACCATGTACACAGCTTCCAAGTTTAAAATTCAATAACTGAGAACAAGCAGAAACCACACTGACAAGCATCACTGAATCAGGATTAAGGCACTCCACCGTCACCAGTCGAGAGAAAAATGCAATCGCTTCTTCAGGAAAACCATTTTGTTCATAGCCAGAAACCATTGAAGTAAACATAACAACATCCGGTCTAGAAAAGTCCTCGAGTACTCTTAAAGCTTCAGTCAATTGTCCACATTTGGAGTAGAATTCAATCAATGCAGAACCCACAAAAATGTTCATGCCAACCCAAGCATTCTTCTTCACAAACCCATGAATCAGTTTGCCATATTCAAGCGCCCGCAGCCCCGCGCAGGCCTTTAGAGCAATGGGTATTGTGAAATTATCAGGTTTTTCCTCGGTGGAAATTCCATTAGATATCATGTGATGGAAGAGATGCAAAGTCTCCTCCCATCGCTTCTCTTTAGCATAACTCCTGAGTACAGCGTTCCAGAGATGGACGGTTCTCTGGGGCGTTTCGTCGAACAGCTTGCGTACGTACTGAAGACAGGTATATCTCGAATAGAGGGCGGTGAGTTTGACGGCAAAGAAATTGTCATGGGCAAAGCCGGCTTTGAGCGTCTGAGAGTGCAATTGTACCAGTGAATTGACATTGTTACATTCTTCGAACAGCTTGACAAGCAGTTCCCTCCTTTTCATAAACAAAACGAAATAAATTCCGATATGTCAACAAACGTTCACGAACCGGTTTCAGTTGAGAGGAGGCAGTGACCCGCTTCCCTCCAGAGTGTAAACTCCGGTTCTCCCGCTGCTCTCACTCTATTTGTGCCGCGTCATCCACAAACTAGTAACGGACAAATTCTGAgatttattatatagaaaatgttACTATCCCATTTGAGTTtgtcttttcattttaattatttatatatttaatttttttatttaataattaaaaaaataacttttagtatattgatatatttttttattttttaaaaatattttaatatgttaaaaaatatgaaaaaaaaaaataaaaatctaagttTGCGCTAGGCGGCATGCCCAACAGTCATTGTTGGCTGGCAAATTAACACTACTCttattatatacaattacttttatatgatttttatatattttattaatataattgatcaaatcaaatattttatataaaaaaataatacggtcaatcatattaataatatacataaaaaatattaaaatataactgcatgtataatttttatttttcaaaagtatTCCAGTTTTTGCTCCACGATGAGAAAGGAAAGTGTCTATTTTAACCTTACCTACAATTTTAGTTTAgttttagagaaatattattaatgtgatatattttgaataatttttgttttcaattacTTAATTACAAGCATTTAAATtatgacaaataaaaaaaatataattaattattaaaaaatttaaattgaagaacatcattaatttcttttgtattttttaaggaAGTTTTGTGCGACAATCTTTCCTATATaatagggaaaaaaatatatatattcccgTTCATAAATCGATTTTACTTGGGATTGCAAATTACGAGTTTGTCCACGaataaaaatcgaaaaaaataattagtttatAACCTTTGTTATTATTGGAAACTCAATAGAGTGGCTAATGTGTTAAGCTTTGATTGTGTGATTTGATGTCAATTACGAATGTTTTTCATAATGCTAGACAGTTAGGCTAGGTGGTAGAAATATAGACACATTCACCATTTTAATAATACCAAATCTGAAATTAGGTAAAGCTATAAATCGTGGACCCTACGGCCTAGGGGTCTTCGTTTTTCTCAGCATACATTTTCTAGATGAGTGGGCCATCCATGCCATTGCAGATTCTTTTTCAACCAATGAAACAACCTAGTTTTCGATGGACGATGgagctttaaaaaaatacacacaccACTGTGgattatcaattttttatgtTATCAGAATTTGTTACACGATAAAAGAAAGTTTACGCTATTTATCTcgtcataaaaattaaaaaaaaaatattaatttatacgtTAAAAAGAGTatcgaaaaataaattttacattttctaTTGATAAGATTTTAggcatatttataaataatgagtAATTATTTCTTGTTCAACTAATTTTATGTAATGAATTAGattcatgaatttttttattatgttcaaacaatgaaatatttttttaaaactataagaACGATCAATTTTggataactatttttttaatttgctttaTTTTGGTTGGATGCCTATCACTgcccatttattatttataaaatatttggaattttttattttttatcattttcttttaaatatctttttaaagtctttaatcttaaaaaaattaatatatataattttattaatggttactattttaatcattaattaaaattaaaaataaaaaaaattaaatataaaaaataattataaataagcaGTAGGAGAGTAACCTTATCCTCTTTCATTTTGATTTGAGTCGAAAGGGGATGGATATCGTAAGAATTTAgaataatgatatttatttaaaagaaatattttaattataaatatatatatatatatatatatatgatttgatGTAATACACTTACGTGAGACCGATGTATTCCTTTCTATATAAAGAGATAATTGATTAAGGAAACCATGGCCACCAACTTTTGTCttttatcataatatatatatatatagtaagtgGGTAACAGGCAAAAAGTCTATCCCTCAGGACCTCCTCCAGGtggttcatttttcttttttctgcagTCATTTTCCAATTCCAAACAAGGTTTCAAAGACCGAAAGCGGAAGGTGCGCTGAAGCATCACGTtactttcttttctgttttttttttttttttacatgcccACGATGCTCCGCGTCAGATCAAAGCCGACTTCCAATTTAATAAGGCTAAAAGCTGCCTGCCTACccaaaaattcaaacttaaatcaaactagtttttcttttttcttttgcaaagTGGCCGATTCAGGCAAGAAGATAGACTCCTAGTGGCCATGGAAAGTCTCCTTTCTATTATTCATCACTACTTCTGAGTCTTTAGTTTTTAGCCCAACTTGTTTGCTTGTGTCGTGTTTTGGTCACATGCTCTTAGCTTTCTCTTGTGGTCCTATTACTATCCATATAGAGTAGTGCGCCCGCTAccacaaattttcttttttatttatttattttatatttttttaacatatttaaatatttttaaaaaataaaaatatatatacaaatacattaaaagtcactttcttaattattaaataataaaaaaaatttaaaaaaaattaaatacatgaattGTCAAAATAAGAAGGTAAATCCAAACAACATATTAACATTTTCTTttgagttattatatttatttataagtcaGTGTTTACTTATCATTtacatgataaaatttaatttataaaattttaaattttaaagtttttcttccaaattaaaTAATATCGCTATGTGTTGGACTTTGGTTTTTTCATATTATCAAAGAATTTTCCTAATTATTTTCTTGTGTATGAAAATAAAGGTGCGCACAGTATATCAAGACCAACGCTACCCTTTTCTATCCTATTATTAaagagtaataatatatatagttatggaGTGTGTAAATGTAtcatgcagtcgttttgaaataTAGTAaaattaactattaaaaaattattcttttttaatgtagatattgtatttattcaatttttttaaagtgattacacGACACTTACGCACTCACAACTGTAATTAGGCCTGCAACCCTGTCTTCCAATACCAGGTTCGCGCCCGACCCGACCCTATCACACACATGATAAGTCGGCAACCAGGTCCAATCCGACCCAGCAAAATAAAGGCGGGTTGAACCCGTATGACCTGATGAAAtaacgaaaagaaaaagaaaacatgcaaTCTTTCGTCTTCAACGTAGAGGAACCGTGTATCTTCTGCTTTAGGGATTTGGTTTCGTTTGGTCACCATCcatcattcaaaaaaatatatatagaaagaaagAGAGCGAGTATTGAAAAGCTTGGGAGATGAGTTGGTGGAGGAAGCCGGAAGCGAAGGTCTTCTAATGGATGTCACTTTGTGCCATCCTGTAaccacgagagagagagagagagagagagagagagagagagagagagagagagagagagagagagagagagagagagagagagagagaacaggaGGGACCATGAACCGAGTTGCAGGGCCACTGCTGCTCCACCGTGGTCCGAACGATTTGACAAGCCTCAGCGCAAATCATATTAGAAAGCTTTTTTGCACAACTGCGTCGACCCTGAGTTGGTGGGGGAAGCTAGAAGCGAAGGTCTTCTGATGGATGTCAATCTGCGCCATCCTgtaaccgagagagagagagagagagagagagagagagagagagagagagagagagagagagagagagagagagagagagagagagagagagagagagagaccgtgGACCAAGTTGCAGGGCCACTGCTGCTCCATTGTGATCTGAACGATTCGACAAGCCGCATATCAGATCAAATTAGAATGCTTTTTTGCACAACTGAGTCGACCCACACCCACACTCTACCCCCGTCTCGACCATCTGGTCTTTCGCCTTTTTGCTGTCCTCATTCTGTCAGTTGATAAGCTTTATGGTGGTTACAGTTTCGACCGATAAATATCGAGTTGGAAGATGTCAAACCCGTAGTTAAGTTGAACCTAACTTTATTCGGGTTGGGCAAATCGGGTCTTACGAACAGACGGGCTACGGGCTTATTTTGTACAGCCCTAACTGTAATTATcatttatcttatatatatatgaatagtattatttgaaagtttttacattatatatcatctacataacataatttaatttgtaaaatttattttttaaattaagttatGTCACGGGATAGCGTGTGGCGTTGATTTTACACAACTTTGCACACAATCATCGTACCAatattaagttgatttttaAAGAAGGAGAAATCGTTCACAATGGCATTACTTTATACGGATGGTAGTTTATGGATAATCTTAAAAATGAAACCGTTAGATTTTATTGATGGATGAGATACGGGTTAGATCATCCTCACAagatattattgaatatttaCCGAAAGGTTTAAACAATTGATTTAATTATAATGTTgcattatattttatcaaaacatGCTTAAGAAATACGTAGATTTTCTAACAAGTTGTAGACATCCTTTAAAGACTTGGACAATTAATTagaattattttaaagtttttgaactaattttaatatgagaaatgatatgaACAGTCGTGAGTGCGCAAGCGTcgtataatcatttaaaaaaaagaataaatacgtaattcataaaaaaaatctagttataaatataattacacattaatatgtgcattaatctaatgtgattggtcaa
This is a stretch of genomic DNA from Carya illinoinensis cultivar Pawnee chromosome 3, C.illinoinensisPawnee_v1, whole genome shotgun sequence. It encodes these proteins:
- the LOC122303248 gene encoding pentatricopeptide repeat-containing protein At4g21065-like codes for the protein MRALLNPFQRFSIITVVPRNEFSNSNFLCTSIPSSTSSPRPLELIQSKTTNQIALIISSALQKCTNLSSVKKAHAKTFAFGLQHDKHLSIKIAILYVSFDNVDTANILFESAPNPSSYFWNNMIRGYATEGQFARSLGLYNKMLQEGLIPDKFAFPFALKSCAGLSNLQLGKLVHQHLLCCGCSGDLFVNAALVDMYAKCGDVGIARLVFDKMAVRDLVCWTSMISGYAHNGYNSETLEFFNLMRGSGVKPNRVSLLSVLLACGSLGALRKGEWFHNYVIQTGFENDILVVTAVMDMYAKCGSLDLARGLFNEAAGKDIVCWSSMITCYGIHGDGRKAIDLFDAMLEAGLSPNHVTFTCILSACGHSGLLEEGRRYFKLMKEVFRIAPKLNHFSCMVDLLGRAGQLDEAKNLIENMPVKPDATIWGPLLGACRIYGNLDLAERVADVLFQLDPLQSGYHVLLSNIYAAKGRWNKVEMVRNMMARIGANKIQGFSLIELNDRVHRFSAGDRSHPQSDGILSKLEELAAKMKRLGYVPLTDFALHDIEEEGKEEALSYHSERLAIAFGLINTNPGTAIRVTKNLRICGDCHNAIKFISKIVKRIIIVRDMHRFHHFEDGACSCRDYW
- the LOC122304141 gene encoding alkane hydroxylase MAH1-like is translated as MANILWYIEMFVAFFCLLLFFHWCRNRHSSVINWPVVGMLPGLLQNAPNVHEYTTQLLQNTGGTGEFKGPWFTNMDFVITFDPMNIHHILSRNFSNYPKGPEFQEIFDPLGDGIFNSDSDLWRYQRKLMQSMMKNGKFELFLEKVARGKLEKGLIPVLDHVSSMGIEVDLQDVFQRYTFDTVCLMTLGFDPNCLSIEFPKVTHVKAFDQIEKSIFYRHIVPANFWKLQRWLQIGEEKKLSNAIKVFDEFVYKCISSKQEELSRSSLTQKLEEGKFDLLTAYIEQEGVETDQSDGFPKSKQFLRDTMLTFLAAGRDTVSAGLTWFLWLVSTHPSVEAKILEEIRENLVINKENSHWEMNDLDQLVYLHGAICESLRLFPPLPFQHKHAVQSDTLPSGHHISARTRLMLSLYSLGRVENIWGKDCSEFKPERWISEQGRIVHVPSYKFLTFNAGPRSCLGKDMSFIQMKIVASTIIWNYHVQVVEDHPVLPSRSVVLHMKHGLKVKVTKRSEASTIL
- the LOC122302934 gene encoding putative pentatricopeptide repeat-containing protein At3g01580; translation: MKRRELLVKLFEECNNVNSLVQLHSQTLKAGFAHDNFFAVKLTALYSRYTCLQYVRKLFDETPQRTVHLWNAVLRSYAKEKRWEETLHLFHHMISNGISTEEKPDNFTIPIALKACAGLRALEYGKLIHGFVKKNAWVGMNIFVGSALIEFYSKCGQLTEALRVLEDFSRPDVVMFTSMVSGYEQNGFPEEAIAFFSRLVTVECLNPDSVMLVSVVSACSQLLNFKLGSCVHGFVIRRGFDAELSLVNSLLNFYAKTGSIRIAANLFRRMPEKDIISWSSMVACFAHNGVAIEALDLFKEMIDRGIEPNSVTLISALQACADACNLEDGKKIHELAAWKGFELDVSVATALIDMYMKCFLPDKAMDVFKRIPKKDVVSWAALLGGYAYNGMAYKSMELFRDMLSDETQPDAVAMVKILAACSESGILQQAVCLHGYVLASGFNNNIFVGASLIELYSKCGSINSATKVFEGMINKDVVIWSAMIAGYGTHGQGREALATFDLMVKSAAVRPNNVTLLSILSACSHAGLVEEGMEIFSRMSLEYQLKPNPEHYGIMVDLLGRMGQLDKAMDIINHMPTPAGPHVWGALLGACRIHHNIEMGEIAAKNLLQLDPRHVGYYILLSHIYAVDERWHDVAEVRTQIKEKGLKKIFGQSVVEIRNEVRSFVADDRFHPDFEQIYGFMRNLEVIMREDGYVPDTQFILHEEGKDLNF